The following proteins are encoded in a genomic region of Candidatus Caccoplasma merdavium:
- a CDS encoding S41 family peptidase: protein MRNVLFSNRSLALTAALLLTGNLLPAQNNNKTFDTAKSISVFNSVLKELNTLYVDTFDLDKMVEKGINTMLYTLDPYTTYIPETETEDFKFMTTGEYGGIGSLITYRDSFTYIAEPYEGLPAQVHGLKAGDKILQVDSVSAVGLPSDKVSERLKGPANTIVRVVVERPVTLDTLTFDIVRKKITLPAVPYYGVRDGGVGYIYLQSFTDKAAAEVKEAFLDLKKNRHITSLVLDLRGNPGGILDEALQIINYFVPKGTEILSTRGRISQWDKTYKTTQKPLDGKMPMVVLINGESASASEIVAGTLQDLDRAVIVGDRSFGKGLVQTTRPMPYNGMIKITTSKYYIPSGRSIQAIDYSHRNAAGRPERIPDSLTTAYTTAGGRIVRDGGGITPDVKVELEQIPNIVYYLVNDMHTFHYATRFAQQHDSIAPIEEFVIDDTIYNDFKEYVRSQNFTYDRRTQKVLDELRKWAEFEGYLADITPEVDSLSKKLSHNLDHDFANFRDEIAEQLAFEIVKRYYYQKGEICESLKNDPIVKRAEEILLDREQYRAILQPGKASDKKEKKS from the coding sequence ATGCGTAACGTCCTGTTTTCGAACCGGAGTCTGGCTTTAACCGCCGCCCTGCTTCTCACGGGAAATCTCCTCCCGGCACAAAACAACAACAAGACTTTCGACACCGCCAAAAGCATCTCGGTATTCAATTCGGTACTGAAAGAGCTCAACACGCTCTATGTCGACACCTTCGACCTCGACAAGATGGTAGAGAAGGGCATCAACACCATGCTCTACACGCTCGACCCCTACACCACCTACATACCCGAGACCGAGACCGAAGACTTCAAGTTCATGACCACGGGCGAATACGGCGGCATAGGCTCGCTCATCACCTACCGCGACAGCTTCACCTACATCGCCGAACCGTATGAGGGGCTGCCCGCCCAGGTACACGGGCTGAAAGCCGGAGACAAAATCTTACAGGTCGATTCGGTTTCGGCCGTGGGACTGCCGTCGGACAAAGTGAGCGAACGGCTCAAAGGCCCGGCCAACACCATCGTGCGCGTCGTCGTGGAACGCCCCGTGACACTCGACACGCTCACCTTCGACATCGTGCGCAAGAAAATCACCCTGCCGGCCGTTCCCTATTACGGCGTGCGCGACGGGGGAGTGGGTTACATCTACCTGCAAAGTTTCACCGACAAGGCGGCCGCCGAAGTGAAAGAGGCTTTCCTCGACTTGAAAAAGAACCGCCACATCACCTCGCTCGTCCTCGACCTGCGGGGCAACCCCGGCGGTATTCTCGACGAGGCCCTGCAAATCATCAACTACTTCGTGCCCAAAGGCACCGAGATACTCTCGACCCGCGGCCGCATCAGCCAGTGGGACAAGACCTACAAGACCACCCAGAAACCCCTCGACGGGAAAATGCCGATGGTCGTTCTCATCAACGGGGAATCGGCCTCCGCTTCGGAAATCGTAGCCGGTACCCTGCAAGACCTCGACCGCGCCGTCATCGTGGGCGACCGCTCCTTCGGCAAGGGTCTCGTGCAGACTACCCGCCCGATGCCCTACAACGGCATGATAAAAATCACCACCTCGAAATACTACATTCCCAGCGGCCGCTCGATACAGGCCATCGACTATTCGCACCGCAACGCCGCCGGTCGTCCCGAGCGCATTCCCGACAGCCTCACCACCGCCTACACCACGGCCGGAGGCCGCATCGTGCGCGACGGAGGCGGCATCACGCCCGACGTGAAGGTGGAGTTGGAGCAGATTCCCAACATCGTGTATTACCTGGTCAACGACATGCACACCTTCCACTACGCCACCCGCTTTGCCCAGCAACACGACAGCATCGCCCCCATCGAAGAGTTTGTCATCGACGATACCATCTACAACGACTTCAAGGAGTATGTGCGGAGCCAAAACTTCACCTACGACCGCCGCACCCAGAAAGTGCTCGACGAGTTGCGCAAGTGGGCCGAGTTTGAAGGCTACCTCGCCGACATCACCCCCGAAGTCGACTCCCTGTCGAAGAAACTCTCGCACAACCTCGACCACGACTTTGCCAACTTCCGCGACGAAATCGCCGAGCAGCTCGCCTTCGAAATCGTCAAGCGCTATTACTACCAGAAAGGCGAGATATGCGAGAGCCTCAAAAACGACCCCATCGTAAAACGCGCCGAAGAGATACTCCTCGACCGCGAACAGTACCGCGCGATATTGCAACCCGGGAAAGCCTCCGACAAAAAGGAGAAGAAGTCATGA
- a CDS encoding NUDIX domain-containing protein, producing MSATTPLLAPFCFCPHCGSARFVDNNVQSKRCLDCGLIYYINPKAAVVALITNDEGDILVCRRAKEPASGTLDLPGGFTDLDETAEEAVAREVREETALIVVSTRYLFSLPNLYTYGGLTVPTMDLFFECRVADTRGLEAHDDVAAARFMKRAEIDPADFGLASIRRGIARILGREAE from the coding sequence ATGAGCGCGACGACACCGCTTCTCGCCCCCTTCTGTTTCTGTCCACACTGCGGGTCGGCCCGGTTTGTCGACAACAACGTCCAGTCGAAACGCTGCCTCGACTGCGGACTCATTTACTACATCAACCCCAAGGCTGCCGTCGTGGCTCTCATCACCAATGACGAAGGCGACATACTCGTGTGCCGCCGCGCCAAGGAACCGGCCAGCGGCACGCTCGACCTGCCGGGAGGATTTACCGACCTCGACGAGACCGCCGAGGAGGCCGTCGCCCGCGAGGTGCGGGAAGAGACCGCGCTCATCGTCGTCTCCACGCGCTACCTCTTCTCCCTGCCCAACCTCTACACCTACGGCGGACTCACCGTGCCCACGATGGACCTCTTCTTCGAATGCCGCGTGGCCGACACACGGGGGCTCGAAGCCCACGACGACGTGGCCGCCGCCCGGTTTATGAAACGCGCCGAAATCGACCCCGCCGACTTCGGGCTGGCCTCGATACGCCGCGGCATCGCCCGCATTCTGGGGCGGGAGGCCGAGTAG